In Molothrus ater isolate BHLD 08-10-18 breed brown headed cowbird chromosome 14, BPBGC_Mater_1.1, whole genome shotgun sequence, the genomic stretch CAGACAGTCCCATTAgcaccagctgctctggcaaatCATCCCCATCACCTGCCTCCTCATCCTTCTCCAGCTGTGAGGGGACCTGAGAACCTAAGGCATGCCCCAGCCGACTGTGGGTGCAGGATGGGTCCCTTCCCTCAGTGCAGTTTGGGCCAAACCCATTGGCACAGTAGCCACTCACATCCTGGACAAGGCCTTGCAGGAGCCGTGGGACCGTGGCTGATGCCTGCACAGCTGTGGATGGCCCGTGGGAGGGGAGCACagtctgcaggagcagggccagtgGGTCCTCCTCAAGCTGGAGTGGAGGCACCTGCATGGCCATACTCAGCTCGCTGTTCTGGAGAGtctgcaaaaacaaaagcagtgaCATGGTCAGCCTCAGCTGGCTAAAGCCCTGCCAGCTAAGGGGTTGTTACAAACTATGCTGAACACCAAGGGCTCCACTGCCTGAGACCCCATCCTCTGCTGTGACCCATGGCTGGCCAATGCCCTCCACCAGTACCTTCTTCTTGGGGGACAGTGGTTCAGACGGCAGGGGAGACACCTGGGTACTAAAATGGGCTTGGTGATGTGAGAGTTGGAGGAAAGGAGGTGCTGAACCCTTGCAAATGCAGGGAACCCTGGCTTGGCTATGGCTACACACAAGGTGGAAGTTGGAGGAGGATCATCACTCACCAGTGCTTTTGGGAGGCACATCTCCGGAGGATTGGGAAAGACATGCAGCAGCATGAAGCAGATCCCAGCCACACTTagcggcagcagcaggaagaaggCACTCAGCACAGCAAGGACCCATGGAAAGCCTGCCAGGACATCACAGCAGGCTGAGGGGTTACTCAACCACATCCCTCCCACCCCACTCCCTGTCAGTGCTTCCCATCCATGTCACACTGGGATGTTTCAGGAGGCAAGCCCAAGGCAGATGACAAGAAAGCATCACCATGAGATGTCCccactgggcagcactgggccATAACCCTGACTACAGTGGCTGGGGGTGAGGTATTCACACCTCCACACAAGtttgtgctgtgagcaggatcTGAGATGCAACCGTGCCAGCTGAGTTGGTGAGAGTCCTCCCACCTGAAGGGGCTGCTGGAGTCAccaggcactgctcagcctCCCGGCTCCGCTCCCTGGCAATGTCTGCAGCCATCGTCCGGACACAGTACTGTGTGCTGGGCTTCAGGTGCCCAAAGGTGCAAGGCACTTCCTCGCTGCTCTGTTTGCAGGGCACCTGAAAGCAGATGGAACAGCCGGCCACAGAAGCTGGAGGTGGGGTTTGGGCATGGCtccactgctctgtgcagcctcaACATCCCACTTGCCCCATGGTCCCTCCTCCCAGGCACCTCCAACACTCAGTTCTTTGCCCCAGGAGTTGTTCAGGTCCTAGAGCATCTCCTGAAACACCTCTGGCATCACTTTTCATCTGAACAGAACCAGTCCAGTTCTTCTTACCCAGGGGAGGGAAGTGGtctcctgccttgctgaggTGGGAGCCCCAGACTGGGGGTGCACAGCACCTCACACCTGCATGTGCAGCCAGgtgtgggcagggctgcagcacaggcaccccCACACCACTACAACTTGAGATGGTAGTTTTGCTGCACCAGGAAAGCTTGTGCAAGCCCTGCGCCTCTGGGCCCTGCCCAGCTAGCACACATACCTGCTGGACAAGCAGGTCCCCCTCGTACAGGTGCAGCCAGTACCACAGCTTCAGCAGCACTCGGTTGACTGGCTTGTAGGAACCAGTCCTTCTCTGGTAGGGAGTGGGTGGTGTGATGATGTTTATGCTGAGGATTTGGTCCTGGAGCAGCCAAGACAGCTTGGGAGGGCCAACGATTGCTgtagggaaggggaaaaaatcaaaaattaagGCCTTCAAAGGAAGGCAGACATCTTGTTTCTCtagaaattctatttttctgtcTGACATTTCCCTCCCAGAGCACAGAAGTTCCTCAGGTCTTGCCTGATGGCACTTTGTGCCCTGAAACCACCTCTAGGAATGGCAGCCACCACATCTTCATGACAGCTAGCGCTGCTTCTGCCTCCTCTTCACACCGACAGACCTGTGGCACCACCGGCTCCCTCTGCTGAGACCTTCACCCCTGAGCCATCTACCAGGGTCTGGAGACCCCACTGCCAAGGCCAGCAATCACTTCCTAACTGAATGCACCCACTTCCATGCCAGCTGGATGCAAAGGGAATGAACAAGGGAACACAAATAACCAGCACAGAATCCATTTATCTTACACATTCTGTTTATTGCAACAACCCCTCTGATGGAGGTCAGAGGAGGGTCCTGAAAATTTTCTAGCTTCAGGAGACTACTAGGTTTTTTGGACAGAACAGCTGGTCTGACTGAGAAGAGGCACATTCCCACACCAGGCAAACACAATAGTCAGGATGAAAGGATCACCAGAGGGTCTGCCCGTGCTTCATCCCAGACCATGACAGGGGAGGAAGATGAGCCTTTCAAAAGCCAAGCCTGGAGGCATATCCTCTTTCCTGCCCCATCTTGATGCATTCCCCAGAGACCCAAATTCTCCCTGTGCCTTGCTGGCCTGGGGCCTCCTACCAATCACCTCCCTGTGGCTTCTCTGTCCTTTTGCTCTTCACCCAGCTgtcttccagcagctctgccttatCCCTTTCCTCTGGTTAGGGCTCTTTTCCCTCCAGTATCCTAATATGCTTTCCCACTGTATCCCATCAGATCTCTCCAAGGTCCCCTCTCCCCATCAGCCCCCCAGGAAGAGCCCAACTGGAGAAGCTCCCCAGTCCTTACTGTCTCTGTACAGCTGCAGCTCGCTGGAAATGGCCCACTCGGACTGCTCACCTCCGGCCACCACTCTCACCCGTGCCCAGTAGATATCATGAATCCTGTCAAAATACAGCTCACACACACAGGAGTTTCTGCTGTTCCCCCCATAGGCACCTGCCTTGGTCCAGTTTGAGGTTCTGCCCAGGGAGAAAGCACAGGGATTGCTTCTTTTCAGCATCCTCCCAGCCCAAAGGGAGGGCTGCCCAGCCACTGCCATCCTGCCCAGGTGGAAAGTGTAGGAAAGCCCAGGCATCAGCTAACAGTGTCCCCGGGATGTGTGAGGAGGGGGGTCACCAGCAAGTTGACTCTCTCCTGGGGACAGATGGCATCTGGCACTGTGCCCTGACCTGTGCTCTCCACAATGAAAAACCacacagctgtggcagggagaaCCCACCAAGGAGTTGAGGCTGTTGAGGCTCTGTGCTATGAGGGAAACTGAGTGAGTGGTGACAGCTTGAGCCTCAGAGAAAGGTGACTgtgggtgggggggggggtcttATCAACACAAGAAGAAGATAGAGTCAGTGGTGTCCAGCAAAAGTACAAGAGGCAGTGGACACAAGTTGAAATACAGGAAATCCTATTTAGcataatggggaaaaaaaaaaaattcaaaacccCAGTCCAAAAGCAACCCCTTAGTTTGTTATTGGGATAGTGACCAGGAAAGGAACCAAGCTGTCCAGGGATATTGTCCTGAAGTCGTTCAAAACCCACCAGGACACACTCCTGAGTTGACCTTGCATGTGCAATGGTAGGACTAGCCAATCCCTGCCAACTCCACTGCTCTGTTACTCTGTGGCATTTACTGCCAGATAACAGtcctctggctgccaggggTCCCCAACAGCCTCTGCCAGGGTGTAAGAGGACCAGACCTCTtcaccccctcctccccacccacCTGTTCCTCCACTCCACCTCAtaggtggcagagctgggtgagcTGGGGTCTGGCTCCCAGCGCAGCAAGACGTGGAAGTTCTGTGCCTCCAGCCTGACGCGCCGTGGCCTCAGTAGCgtccctggggagggagcagaggggtaTGAGGCAGTGTCCTGCAGGGTCCCCTTGTAGCACAGGTTCCTCAGGTTCATCCCAGCATGGGCAAACACTGACTTCAAAGTAGGTGCTCAGCACCTGTATCCTCCCCAATTGGTCACACACTGAGAACACCCTCTCCACACTTCTGCCAAAGCAGAGACACAGATGACAAAACAGGAGAGACAACAccctgacacagctgctgctgacccGGGGGTTTTCTTTCTCATCATTCCTTGACGACCACTTGGGCCTCTCCTCTTCACAGGTACCTTCAATAGGTTtgagaggtgtccctgtgcctcctctggccctgcagccagcccccccccccagaCTGTGGTGACAGCTTCAGCACTGGCTtaccctggagcagggagcagctggtcagggacagcagcaggagcagggcagggctcatCCTACCACAGCCCATCCATCTGCCCCAGCACTAcgcagctgtgctgggggccATGGAAAGGGATGGGTGTGCTGGAGCTGTTCTGCTACCCACAGACATAATGTGCTGCTGGGACCTGGGATTAAAAACAGAAACTTCAGCCAGTGACACTGCCCCATGGAGCCCACATGCCTATTGTGGCACAGAGGTGTCCACTATGGAGGGCAGGGGACCTTCTGCTGCATTCTGGGGGTGCCACAGGACAGGTACCCTCAGGGCTGTGGTGGTAAGTAGACCCACAGGGACAGTGGGCAGCTGCCACACTGCTATGGCACTATGCACATGCTGCAGCAACCTTCTGTTGCATCCACCTCTGGCACCCCGTGGTGAGATGTCACACTGCCTTTGTCACCAGGATGTGGGTCTGAGAAAGCTCCTCACCTGAGGCTCACACCACTGGGGAGGTgactcagcccagctctgggcatgACTCACACTGGCACAACCCGTGACACCActgccaggacagccccagccatcCCACAGACTCCCCGGTATGGGGAGGGCACCATGTGTGACATCACCCTCAAGGCAAAATGGGGCACAATGAGGGTTGTAAGCAGAGACCTCAGACTGTGAACCACAGCAGAGGCTGGTCCAGCTGGGCACCTGTACCTGACCAGTCCCTTCTTACCTTGGTCTTGCCCCACCATTCAGCCACCAGGAATCTTGCCCTGCTCTTGCTGGTCATGGAGGTAATCTTCCTCTCCTGGAGCAGACATGCAAGGGCTTTGAGGCTACCAACACCAACCTTGTGGTTGTGGGGACACATTCCCCCATGAAGGTGGGgagcccagggccacctccaGAGGCAGAGGGGTGGGAGCACCCCTGACCAGATGGGACACCAGTGGGGCTGGCTCACCACTGTCACTGCTTCTCCCTCTTCCCATTTCACACCAACTTTTCACTATTACAAGCGCAAGCACCTCAGCACGTGGATACAAAACATTGCCTCCATGTTTTCTCTGTCCTTTGCAGGATTAAGAGCTTGAAACAAGGAGGAACAGTCAACAAGCAGGGACATGCAGCTGCAAACTGTGGGTGAGGGCCAAGCTCTGAAACACCAGAGCTGAAGTACAGGCAGTCGGCCTAGGGATTCCCCCCTTGCTGAGACCAACAAGAACCCTCCTGGCTTTGCAACAGAGCCCATTGAAGGAGGCAGTATTTCTGCCCGGAGGGAGAAAGAGCCTCCAGGGTTGCTCCTGGGGCTTACAGAGGCACAGAGTTGGGGAACTGATGGAGACCCTAGGACTGGCtgcctgtgcaggcagggacagggctgctctcactgCAGAAGGCAGCACAAGGGAGGCAATGCTTCCCTGAAGCAGCAAGGGTGACTGCAGGCCAGTCCCTGCTAGCCCCCCTCTGAACCCCAGCACATCTGTTCCCCTTCTGCCATGGCCAGAGCAAAAATCCCAGCAACTCTCCCTCCGTTGTGGCATTAACTGAGATTGTGGGGATTaaccccctctgctctgcacatccTCTCCTTTTCTGTATCCCCATCACACTACCCTGAAGCACCAGCACTCCCCCCAACCTTGATCCAGCATTTCCTCTCTACCCCTCTGCAGTATCAGAAACCCACCTTACCAACCACACTGTTAAACACAACACCCTCAGCTCAGCAACCTTACATTTGGCTCCGAGTGTTCACTGGAAGCGTTACCACGGTCTGCTCAGCCGCCAGGCTTCCTCCAGACGGGGGACAGTCCGTGTTGTCTGTGCCACCATGCTGGGAGGCGTGATTTGACTTGGGCGGTTTGTACCTCCTTTGCTGAgccagggtttgttttttccttccttgcttcCTCATTAGAaccatcccagctgggcacgGGTGCTCAGCAGTGCCCTCTGCACACcagagctgaggcacagcctgtcccagcacGCCATCCCAGCAGATGCACTACCCCGGCACAGACCATCAGTGGTGTGGGGACAGAAAGGAGCAAGGGCTCGGGCCAGGGGTGACACATGGCAGGGCAGACACAGGCCAGGACATCCCAGCAAAAACAGTAGCAGGTTTTATCCTTGCCAAGACCAATGCTGCAGGCTGGGCCCCCTCAGTTTGCCCTGGTGACCATGAGGGACCTGCACGTGGCTCTGCACCACCTCAAGAGCTCCAGGCCTCTGGCAGCCCAATGGGACAAAACACAGCTGAACTTGTGCTTCCCAAGAACTGCGCAACCATTGCAGGACTAACAGAGCCATTGACGGCAGCATTGTGGGGCTCATAAGCACCATTCAACTCTGCCCAGGGCCCAGCAGTCACTGTTGGCCTGGGCATTCCAAAACAAGAGCCCTAGAATGGCCAAGTGCCACCTCGGGGGGCAATGCCAGCATCTCCACTGTTGTCCCTGCACCACTTCAATGGCCAGCAGTGTTGGGTAGCCCTGATACATCGCTGGTAGAAATGGGGCTAGGGCCTGACAGGAGCTGGAAGGCAGACAGCCATGAGGAAAAGGACACATAGCCACAGTAGACTGGACAAGCTCTTTAATACCTGGCTGAATACCAGTGCTGAAatgctcccagctgtgcctgacagctgcacacactgcagagcccagcatcCACCACCCCACAAAGCGCTGTTGGTGAGGCAGGCCTATGGCTCCTCCAACCCCCTCAACCCCTCTCCCTTTTTGGTCAAAGGGTGGGCGGAAGCCTGCAGGAGCCTGGAAGGACTGTGGGGGCTAACAAGCCTGGGTGCAGCAGGCACAGTCCTGCCCTGTGGGTAGAGTCAGGCCAAAGAGGACCCCCATGGGCCCAGGCAGCCCCGAGGGGTGCTGCACAGCTGCCCTCAGCAATCTGGAAGCATGTCCTCCGCCCAGCTCTCAGTCAGCGCTTTGAAAGCAGAAAGGTTACAGAGCTGGCCAACTCCATGGTCTGGAAAAGGTGGGTGGGTGCCCACTGCAGACAGGATGCAGGCAGAGCATCCTCAGACTGTGGCACTGGGGCTCCTGAGGGGTTCGGGAAAGGCAGGTCTCTCCCTGACAGAGGGTGCCACAGGGATGAGGACTCAGTGGCAGTGGTCCAGCTGTTCCTGCGCTGGAGACACCACCAGCCACTCCCAGCAGGGTGCAGGGGGAtgcagagggagcaggcagtgccatGATGGGATCAAGCATCAGCACTTGTCactgcctctgtccctgtcacccaaGATTAAACTTCCCCTGGCAAAACCCATCCTCCAAAGGCTTTCTCCAAGTACCGGGCCACCGCCAGCGTCAAGTGGTCATTGTAGGAGGCCGCCACCAGCTGGATGCCCAGTGGCAGCCCCtcgctgcccagccccagcggGCACTGTGTCACCGGCAGGCCCAGGACATTGAAGATGGCTGCAAGAGAGAAGGTTGGATAGATCAGAGTGAGCACAAAGACTGGGATACATCACTGCCTGGCTCTCccaccctgggcaggcagctctgccataCACAGCACCAAGATCCTGGGAGCTGGTGCTTcatgcagcagtgcagagaCATGGTGACAAGGGACATCACTGGCCAGAGATTCCCAGCACCAACATCATGTGTATAAACAGCATCCATGAGGGATGGCATACACTGTGGCATGCCAAATTTGGGACATTCCTGTGCCAGGCACCAGCTCTCCGTCACTCCACAAAGCAAGGCAGCACTGACACCACATGGGAACCACACAAGGGGCCCCAGGCTGTACCCCATGAGATGGCAGGTTTCAGGTTCCTGCTAAACCCCAATATCACACACAAAGTTacacctgccctgctgtggaCAGGCACCTTTGGCAAAAGGTAAAAGATGCCACACGGTATGAAGCACGACAACCTTCGCTCCAAGACAAGACACCTCTCTTTGTTGCACAGCCCACCGTCAGCAATGCAAACACTTTGGATACAACaccccagctgccagcccacactgctgccacagggagATCATTTTGGTAGCCCTAGCTGCAACCccacaggagccagggctgctcacctgTGTAGGCAAAATTGAAGGGCATGCAGATGGGGGAGTGGTGCTTGGGGGCGATGGTGGGGTGTGAGGGGTAGAGGAGCACCCCATctggccccagcagtgcctccatctcctcctgtaAGCTCTTCCCCA encodes the following:
- the LOC118698687 gene encoding uncharacterized protein LOC118698687, with amino-acid sequence MGCGRMSPALLLLLSLTSCSLLQGTLLRPRRVRLEAQNFHVLLRWEPDPSSPSSATYEVEWRNRTSNWTKAGAYGGNSRNSCVCELYFDRIHDIYWARVRVVAGGEQSEWAISSELQLYRDTIVGPPKLSWLLQDQILSINIITPPTPYQRRTGSYKPVNRVLLKLWYWLHLYEGDLLVQQVPCKQSSEEVPCTFGHLKPSTQYCVRTMAADIARERSREAEQCLVTPAAPSGFPWVLAVLSAFFLLLPLSVAGICFMLLHVFPNPPEMCLPKALTLQNSELSMAMQVPPLQLEEDPLALLLQTVLPSHGPSTAVQASATVPRLLQGLVQDVSGYCANGFGPNCTEGRDPSCTHSRLGHALGSQVPSQLEKDEEAGDGDDLPEQLVLMGLSGHSYIGDRDSQIPKIWLPLHLQLYSKCQCPILGADSHLPLPVPSRSCSQEHLQESLGTAGHWIRLSSVRLLPSVETEGGQRLCVPQTLRGGGTDPEQGDSTVQRGYPEQGEPCLCSPCRLPPSPRSVLRTVPFSGYEPRAPEGSEL